From the Acidimicrobiales bacterium genome, the window GGTGAACCTGCTGGCCATGCTGGCCGAGACCGGCCTGCGCCTCTCCAAGGTCGTCAGCCAGGTGCCTCGGGTGCACATCGCCCACGAGCGGGTGGTCACCCCGTGGGAACAGAAGGGGATGGTGATGCGCACGCTGGTGGAGCGCATCAAGGACCGTGAGCTGGTCCTCGTCGACGGCGTGAAGGTGCTCCACGACGACGGGTGGGCACTGGTGCTGCCCGACCCCGAGGAGCCTGTCACCCACGTGTGGGCGGAGGGGCCGACCGAGCGCGAGGCCAAGGAACTGGCCCAGGAGTACGCGCGCCGCATCAGGCAGATGTTGCGCTAGACACCATCCCGTGTATCGTCGGTCGTCCTTCGCGCTCGCCGGATGCTTTGCATTGCTGGGTTTCCTGCTGGTGACGACGGCCTCGACCACCCGCGCCACCCGTGAAGCCGAGGCGCCGCGGCGGGGGCAGTTGATCGAGCTGATCGAGGACCGCCGCCACGACGTGGAGGGCCTCGACCGCGACGTGCGCGACCTGCGCGCCGAGGTGACCGCGGCCCAGCGGGCCATGGCCCAGCGCACCGAACAGGACGAGGAAGCTGCCGACCGGGCCGAGCGCCTGGCCGTCGAAGCGGGCACGGTGGCGCTCAAAGGCCGCGGCCTGCTCATCCGGTTGTCCGACTCCGACCGCGACCCGGAAGACCCCGAACAGAGCGGCGCCTACCGCATCCACGACACCGACATCCAGCTCATGGTCAACGCCTTGTTCGCGGCGGGGGCCGAGGCGGTGGCCGTCAACGACAGCCGCCTGGTGGCCACCAGCCCCATCCGCGCCGCGGGCGACACCATCGTGGTGAACTTCCGGCCGCTGGCCCCGCCCTATCGCATCGCGGCGATCGGCGCCGACCGCAAGGCCTTCGACGACAGCGCCATCGCCACCCGGTTCCGGCGCTGGACACGGTTGTTCGGCCTCGGCTTCTCGGTCAGCGAACGCGAGGTCGAGGTGCCCGCCTACACCGGCCGCGTCGGCATCACCACCGCCGAGCCCGTGCCCCCGGCCACCGGAGGTCGGTAGATGTTGGCGCTGTTCGGCCTGTTGGTCGGTGCGCTGGTGGCCATCCTGCTGCAGCCGTCCGTCCCCCAGGAACTCAGCCGTTACGTGGCTATGGCCGTGGTGGCCGCCGTCGACGCGGGCCTGGGCGGCGTGCGCACGTACCTGGAGCACACCTTCAACGACCGTATCTTCGTCATCGCCTTCATCTCCAACGCCGCGGTGGCCATCTTCCTGGTGTGGGTGGGCGACCAGTTGGGGGCCGACTTCTCGACCGCGGTGGTCGTGGTGCTCGGCGTGCGCATCTTCCAGAACCTCGCGGCGATCCGCCGCCGGGTCTTCGGCGGATGACCGCGCCCATCGCCGCCCGTCGGGGCGTGGCGGGCGGGCCCATCCTGGTTGTCGTCGTCACCGCCTTGGTGGGTTTCCTGTTGGTGAGCCAGTTCCGTAACGACGAGCGGCTCAGCCAGCGGCTGGAGGCGGAGAGCGAAGAGGACCTGGCCCGCATCCTCGCCAACCTCAACACCGAGGCCGATGCCCTGCGCGACGAGATCGGCACGCTGCGGGTCCAGTTGGCCGACCTGGAGGCCTCCAGCCGCAACGACGCGGCGGCTGCCACCGCGGGCCAGGAACAGCTCCACGCCTTGCAGGTGCTGGCGGGCACCGTCCCCGTCACCGGCCCCGGCGTGGTCGTCGACGTCGCCGATCCGCGGGGCAGCATCACCTACGACACCTTCATCGATCTGGTGCAGGAACTGCGCGACGCCGGGGCCGAGGCGGTCTCCGTCAACGGCCAGCGCATCGGCGTGGCAT encodes:
- a CDS encoding DUF881 domain-containing protein; the protein is MTAPIAARRGVAGGPILVVVVTALVGFLLVSQFRNDERLSQRLEAESEEDLARILANLNTEADALRDEIGTLRVQLADLEASSRNDAAAATAGQEQLHALQVLAGTVPVTGPGVVVDVADPRGSITYDTFIDLVQELRDAGAEAVSVNGQRIGVASAFAEGRGGGVTLNGVQFEAPFKVFAIGQPPTLEGGLKIPGGALDTLSALAGVTAQVQRSPKVDIPALAAAPTLRAARPVGSGS
- a CDS encoding DUF881 domain-containing protein, which gives rise to MTTASTTRATREAEAPRRGQLIELIEDRRHDVEGLDRDVRDLRAEVTAAQRAMAQRTEQDEEAADRAERLAVEAGTVALKGRGLLIRLSDSDRDPEDPEQSGAYRIHDTDIQLMVNALFAAGAEAVAVNDSRLVATSPIRAAGDTIVVNFRPLAPPYRIAAIGADRKAFDDSAIATRFRRWTRLFGLGFSVSEREVEVPAYTGRVGITTAEPVPPATGGR
- a CDS encoding small basic family protein; this translates as MLALFGLLVGALVAILLQPSVPQELSRYVAMAVVAAVDAGLGGVRTYLEHTFNDRIFVIAFISNAAVAIFLVWVGDQLGADFSTAVVVVLGVRIFQNLAAIRRRVFGG